A window of Nymphalis io chromosome 18, ilAglIoxx1.1, whole genome shotgun sequence genomic DNA:
caacctctcccagtagtatttgccttggaagacgggtctgctccattcgatgcacgtgtcccagccaccgtaaccgtttttttttgagaatggccatgatgctaggcagctgtgcctcgcctagaacagactcgtttgtcacgcgatcctgccatgtgatgcccagaatgctccgaagacagcgcaagtgaaatgtgtttagtcggcgttcttgttttgcgtacgttgtccacgcttctgctccatacaagagtgtgcttaggacacatgattggtaaacaagcattttcgtttttaccgtaaggtgtctgttatcccaagcccttgaacagagcctcccgaacgtagaggctgctttgccgatgcggaagtcgatctctgcatcaagcgagagattgctcgacaaatgcgacccaaggtagcaaaatttgttaaccacctgtaaaggtgcgccgttaagcaagatgactggttgctctaaacatccttgcgctaaaataacggtcttcttgcagtttatggacattgaaaagaggtcgcacgctctggcaaatttgtccattagactctggagttgagcttggtcatgagcaacgaaggcagcgtcgtcagcgaagaggagactatctacaaataagtcctccctgtagcgtttggacttgagcattgagatgttgtacagcctaccatcggttcgcgtgtgtaagtggacgccttgctgttcatctccaaaagcaaccttcagaagcactgagaagaatattccgaacaaggtgggggccagtgcacaaccttgacgaacaccacggcgtacgtcgaatggcgtggatgcgttgccattgtgcaggacggtaacttccataccttcgtggaacgattgcactatccttaggagttttggggggcatccaattctgacaagaaccgagtacaacccctctctgctcacggagtcaaaagccttatttaggtctacaaatgcaatgactaggggggtatgttgctccctacacttttcttgtagctgtctgagtgaaaatatcatgtcgacagttgaccgttgggacctaaaaccacattgtgcctcagggtatacgcggtcggcgagcctttgtagtttgcctaaaatggccctggcaaaggctttaccgacgatgctaagaagagatattccgcggtaacagttgcagtcgccacgatcgcctttgcctttataaagagtgacgatgttagcatctcgcatatcctgagggacgtagttttcttcccagcacttagccaggtggttatgaaggatgggcaagaggcactcaagcttgacgacttcggtgacaacatcgtcttttccggggctctttccacatttgagcttcttgacggccagataaagttcctctactgtgggtgcaacgtctagctcgtgccaagttgccagattcgggacaagctccattgcttctggctgaatatccactgggcacgagtagagccccttgtagtattctacccatcttgccatctgacgggtgctgtctgttataacagaaccgtcggtttccttgagaggtgccgtcttttttggagtaggtccaagagctcttttgatgcccgcgtacaccccgccaatatcccccgcgattgcgcacgcttggatgctttggcaaagctctgtccaatacgcatttacaaagaagcgcgtgctacgctggagtgaggcttttgccttcgtgagatctttacgcgtcgcatcgcaagggttaaggcgaaaatttaaagcggcttggcgtttcgagtcaatcaagggaagtaagtgcttctcgttttcttgaaaccagtcgtaagattttgccttttgatagccaaaaatcttgcctgcagtgtcagtgagaagagacttgactttttcccattcgactcgcgctgatgccgtactatcccaagttgcaacttcttcgcggacgagttccccaaatgactccactacttccatgtcacgagtcttgaaaagatttatcttttttcgaccgagtggcttggaagaatggactcttctagggacaagtcggactttagtagcgacgaggctgtgatcggtgtcgcaatcggcactgtgaaacgcccgcgtgtggagcgtttcccgtagatccctccttcttgttagagcaaggtctaattggtgccagtgtttagatcgagggtgcatccacgagactttccgcatcattttgcctttaaaaaaggtgttggtaacacacagctggtgccttgagcaaaactccaacagtcgttgtccgttgtcgttaagcttgcctatgccgtgtgcaccgaggcattcaggccaggctgatgtaccctgaccgacgcgggcattaaagtcacccaaaatatgcagtctgtcagttggattcaccctgcgcactgtctcatcgagctggccgtagaactgatccttggtctcaggttttgaactaagcgtcggtgcgtaagcggaaattagcgtgacaaagccgctttttgtgtttagacgcaagaccataatccgctcggaaacgcctacaggtgtctctatggcgttgatgagatggtttcgaaccgcgaaacctacaccatgctctcgtgtttccaaggaactcttgcccttccagtaaaaagtgtagttagcttcacgcaaagacccttcgtcttcagttctggtctcttgtaaggctacgatatcgattttgagccttttaagctccacgtcgatactgtaagttttgcgcagtttttgggcgcaatcggagcttccgtaggtgttcgggaagcctgtcctcatcgttcggacattccatgtcgcaaagcgcatgtaagcagcgttgttgtgggttttgagatttttgtttctttgagcaggtggttaatgtcacagcgtcaacgtctagctgtaaggcttgtgttccgttcacccaggcggaacaagttaacgctgaggcggatcagtaccttattgatcgggggctgcccgacttaaagcaggcggtaactgatcaatggatctacgatggatcctcctactgtcaagagtggcccctggcgtccgcacttacgcctattcgtgctgacttataaccggtgactgccactctccgtgttgttttccacctgcaagacaggtgagcgaagtgtcctctccgtggatgctgctacgcctgggccaggcgactttatggcaacacgggcttgcccagtacccatgccaccctctcctcctccccagcaggatccgcaggaatgacgagtcaatacgtgtggtgctggtttggccgcaggtgactggcttacgcctaaacggaggcaccgctccgggtttaatattagttttccttcttctttggcgtgacgctgggataattttgggaaacaacgtatcaaggagaggggtgaggatactgtgatcacggaagatacaggaatgtgacactagtagctagagcagtccggggtcgcgtacccgtagtgattccaaccagctatcggacagataactggtagatccaccctctggactaaTGGACGATGAGTAAAATTCATTATATTCATGAAAATGTAATGtagatattgtattattattatatagttttaggtatagttttcaaatacttacctaaataatattttgtttcctATTAAAACTGTATGATCGCCTTGATTAAGTAGGTAACTACGATACTTCGTACTTACCAAGTCATGTGGGTGTAATTAGTGTTCGCTAGAAAAACAAGTAATAAGAATTGTCTCAtcaaatgaatttttaataacatttttttcgtTAGTTGTACTAAAAAGCAATTTGTtaaacatagatttttttagtttatttttttattatatagtgttgGTCGAGAAGATCATCAGGTAGCCCCTGATGGTGAGTAGTCACCACCAACCATAGACATAGGTGtcgtaggaaatattaaccatcccttgcatcaccaatgcgccaccaaccacgTGAAGTAATTAGTAATGGACGTACCATTGTGTTTGTAGTTACAGTAGCTCATTctttcaaccggaacacaacaaaccTAAGTATTGTCGTGTGcctgtagaatatgtgatggtgATAGTGATGGATGGTATCTACTAATACCAGCTTGaactaagtaaattttatacttaaaaaattataatggtatatatatatatttgtatgtatgtatatgtgtatgtatgtatgtattattatatgtggttagtgggatgtagatatgtgtagtttattaaatatttagtatttcctttttatatgtaaatgcacttacctgttctcttacaaaattctttcaccaaagattgtctgttagagatcgctataagcgataagaccgcctttgcgcaccattttttattttatttttctttgattgtttcctacttctctcattttatgtatatgttgtgcaaaaagtgtaaaataaataaataaatgttataatttctattatagtcaatgtcgcatatcactttctgatatttcacaatTGTGTTCTGTGGTGAGTTTCGAGCTAGTTCTAATGGAATACAGTTCTACTGCAACTATATCATATTTACTATCCGTGTAACGTGTTGATTGTGAATAATAGTTTATTCTAATCAtttaaatgactttttttacAACTTATGCATGCTACGAGCATTACTATCAAATAACACTTCTTGCGCAATGCTTAATCATTTAAAGCATTCATTATTCAGCTAACGtagattttatgtaattataaaaatatgaatttaacttaatctttcttatcaattaattttaaattaattattaatcaatatacacttgtaaattaattattgtgcCTGTCTAGCTGAACGTCGTCATGAATTGCAggcacggcatacgagtcggcttaagaaaaataatatatttatttattcacctGACTTCATTTAGCTGCTCCTCTTTATTTAAGGAGTATTCTCTCTTTTTGTTATGGTATATATTCTTTCTTAATAGTACAAAACCCTCTCCGAATCGGACTCTCACTTGACCTGTTTCATTTAGTCTTTTGATAAACTGTATGTTGtataaatttctatatatatataaatttgttagtCAGTATAAGTCAGTAACAAATACATTTTCGTGGTAGAAACACCTGTGAAATTAAACTTATCAGAATAAACttaatgttatttacattttaaacattttaaacagAAAAAGGTAAGACATATATTATTGCAGATATATATTCGCCCAGGACAGGCGAAGCGCTTGGCGCAAAACTAATTCTATTATAACATTGTTTGTatcttaattacaaaattagacGAAAGACAAACAGTGCTGAtcttctttcgccggttcttatTAGGGTATTTGTCGTTTCAGAACCTGtggtagtatttaatttaacaatcaatAGGTAACTGTAATGCAGTTgtgaattatacaaaaatatcgtCGTATAAAATCACGTGTCGGGGAAGgttgcttaaatatttatagagctAGTTTTCTTTGCTACCAATAAAACCTCATATTAAGGCCTTATTTGTGGTTATAATGCAGTGACGgtgaaagaatacatttcactgcccctctcgttcccatgggtgtcgtaagaggcgactaagggatatctgagcgaccatcagctcatctggtggtaggatgttaaacatccgcctggcttgttaccaccgtacgcatggtgaaaaactcgtgaagtggcttgcagccgcgtttcgagatcagccagcgtacagccagtgcccgagcgagtattgccgcgatgggtgttggtccaatggagacggttgttgaaccaatgccgggggaaactgtattgacctgccggacagggagacccgaagaaacggctgttccgctggccgcctgtagcatagtacaggggcccgagcgtgcctaaccagctcgcgaggctgccccaccaggctacgcataatctcggggtggaccgtcgtgccggtaggtgaccggaaggtggggtcccggcggccacttccaggggggttcgggggcccttccgtccggtgggtcagtgtatttttccttttgacAACCACtaggggaaacacgcctccacactttgcccatccctatcgtgacaatacgtcgctcgcttcacgtctcttttctattctttttttcccaaatggtagcgcaacaaaacagaaataacggtcgtacagcggtgcacacccccaccataccctcgctgtttgaggtcgagttctctaaccgTGGACTctacgctaacctcaacgctgtccaccaccatctcgagacagcacggccagcaatgttgtttctcacggagacacaaatactccgtcctgccgatatcagctaccttaattatcccggctacacgcttgaagaatccttcaaagcgaaagccggagtatgcttgttcgtcaggacggatgtttgctgtcaccgactgcgctgcttggaggacccctccttctccatgttggtggtacgtgtggacctggttcgtcagagccgagtctacgtgtgcctctacagatcccacaatggtgacttggagacaagccgattatttgaccatcttagtcgggtagcagatgctgcgcaagagcaatttcctaacgcggaattggtgtttttgggggattttaatgctcaccacgaatcctggtagaagtccctcaaaactgaccatgctggaaggactgctcatgcttttgctctcacacatgacttgacccaactggttaatcagcccaccaggatcccagacattgatgggcaagcaccttctctactggaccttctgctgacttcttacccagtggaatatcaggttgtggttcaggctcttcttggctcttcggatcacagccttatatctttCACAGCTTATTTCTTTTACTGCCGCCACTAGCCGTATGCAAACGTCgtgtttggcactataagtcggcagattgggacggtatgcgcgattactatgtttcggtcccttggaaggaacgtttcttcagtgggaatgacccgacagatagtgccgctgctgttgctgacgagatcatgttgggaatggaatactacattcctagctcagatctcgtcagtaggggtacgcgtaaccgttggttcactcgtgaatgtatcgatgctgtatcatctaagcaggcggcatatcgcaagtggatcaacggctgcattagcggggcatctaacattgactcactgaaagcaaactacaataaaaattccaagtcctgaaAGGAAAtaagaaaggcatacacgagagcggatgcacagcgcattgtacaaattggtcatgaccttgtttcgcatcctaggggctcccgtagcttctggcgtctgaccaagtctgtgcaaaacaatttctgccaaccttcgctgccaccgctcagaaatccggacggatcgctagctctcagtccgcaagagcaagctgatctcctggctaaactctttgccgataatttcgtcatcgatgattgtaatACGCTGCCATCTACAACACCTTCATGTGACCTTCATGTACGATGCTTGACATCAAAATCAgacaacgtgatgtgcgtgcggagctgcaatcacttgatgtacggaaagctagcggtcctgatggaataccagccatagtgctgaagaagtgcgcagtcTGAGAggtgtctcctgtgttaacgcgcctgttccaactttctctctcttcgggatgtgtgccggaggcttggagaagagctaatgtgcaagcggttcccaaaaaaggggatcggtctaacccggcaaattatcggccaatagctatcacctcagtactttgtaaggtgatggatcggattttaaacaaccaactgatccattacctagaagatcactgtttaattaatgatcgtcagtacgggttttgaccaaaacggtccacaggtgatcttctagcgtacgttacacacctctggggtgaagctatcgacaagcatggagaatcgttggctgtcagcctcgatatctccaaggctttcgacagggtctggcacagaagtcttctctccaagctgccggcatatggtctgactactcagctatgcacctggattgccacacaagcgtagccttcgtgttttagttgatggttgcgcttcacaattctatgtagtgaatgctggggtcccccagggatctgtgctatctccgacactctttcttttgcatatcaatgatatgctctctcttgggaacatacattgctatgcagacgatagtacagtgcatggtggataccacggacgcgcagtggctgggcgggcggaaattgaggacaggcggaaggatcttgtcattgaactcgataggacattagagctcattgccaaatggggctctgataatcttgttgagtttaatgccaagaaaacacaggtatgcgctctcacagcgaaaaagtcagcattttaccctcttccctccctctgtggtactccgctggtgatacaaagcaaaatcgccatgctggggattgacgttcgctgcgaccttagtccaagggattacatcgaggctgttataaaaacagcttcacggaaactcggagttctgaacaaggtgcggcgttttttcacgccacaacaactgtgcctgctgtacaaaacacaggtacgctcttgcgtggaatattgctcgcacctttgggatggttccgctaagtacctactggaggccttggaccggttgcagcgacgtgccgtacgcattattggcgacgtaaaggtcacaaacacccttgaacctttacaattgcgtcgtgagatagcagcactgagcgctttctatcgactgtatcacggcgagtgctctgagaaattattctctctaattcctgcttcccccttccttcttaagtccacgcgagctggttctcaatgtcaccgcctaactgtgacttcaattccatcgcgaacaaagaaatttggcaactcctttctttgtcgcacttccaaaaaatggaattccttaccagctcacgtgttcccctcctcttacaacccgggttccatcaaacgaggcgtgaagaggcatcttgcgggccggcaaggcgaaggcggctagtgcagaacgtttttcccgtctttactggccgtcgtcgcgtttggactctactactctactctaccacttaccatcaggtggagtagagtcatttgccctcccggcgatataaaataaaataaaaaaataatataagtgtatttagaatattttcatATGAGGGTTTAAATTTAGGTTGACTTAAATGTTCGTTATTCGGcatgtttaaaaatacatactatttaatttagtttttaattaatttatatctttttttattaattataaaataatatataatattatcaatttacagataagaaatatgtatttagTCAACTGCCTCGTTCTATCATTTCTCCTTGTTAGTTGTTATGGAGACGCACAAAATTCAAGAGTTGCTACAGCTTTTTTGGATAACAAACTTATACCCAACATTGAAACAGTGGCGCCGCAACTTTTTATAAGCGTAAGTATTTATCATATGATTTCAATAAATTGCATTTAAGTTCATATAATTGGTGTGAGTGTTGTGTAATTTGATGCACCGTCTTGGGTACAATACCACAGAACCATCTTTTCTATACATTTTGATTGACAACAGCATGATtttctatacatttttaatgtataatttttaattaatttagttttagctactctaatatttttttaaatttaattatgtttattgaaattaataataaaattatttggcaTGCTAGTActgtcaagaaaaaaaaaatacatagacaataatattttagataattagTTACCCGTAAATGATTTGAATAAAAGCTTCCTCCCCTTTTATGGAGAAGATTTGGAATTTATTCTTCCATACTGATCCGTTGTGGAATACACATCCCGTAGAATTTTAATTCCTACaatacaggtttcctcaggagTTTTCTTTAGCCGCCGGGCATAAGATAATTTTTATGAACACAAATACACGAACCTGTAGAGCCAGTGAAATATGCTTCTACATTATTGTTACTATTAGTCTATAGTCTTGGTTTATTCCGTGTATACACTATTTACATATTATCACTAAGCTAACTGACATAGACCTTACTCAAACATATCCTGTACGCAGACTGTCAATACTCCAATACTAAATATCGTGTGATGGATATCGAGAtgagaccatagacaatttttagtactttttatagttttgacacaTTAGTCCTAacagctctaaaccttctcaaaataAGTGAATGGTGAATTGATCTTTCAGGTCAATTATTCAACTGTTAATGTGGATTTGGGGACTACAGTCAACCCTCTGCAAACCTTATTACAACCGACTGTCAGTTTTAAAGCCAATTCCACCGGGCTATATACGTTTATGTTTTTTGgtaatgtagtttttttttttaaatatggtcttttatatttatatttttttagcgcTTTTGTGTGCtcttcacatattctaccactaaacagcactacctggtattgttctgttcctgtttgaagagtATGTGCGCCATGGAACCAGGGTATTTCCGTCGCACAAGTGGCCGAAAAAGGcagtttttttagtttttctatGTGTGTGTAATATCGATttttgcctcgttggtttagtggcttgatgtaaggccgcagacccggaggtcctgagttcaaatcccaggtcattccaataaaaagttattgggtttttctgtcgaaagttctcaatagcagcccagtctggaagttggtagtgtgtacggAGTGTaaacgtgcctcggaaagcacgtaaagccgttggtcctgcgcctgaacactttccggtcgcgtcggattgccgtcctatcggattatgagagttaaggaatagaatgcgcctgtgtttgcgcacacacttgtgcactataatatgtcctacgcagttggctaatctctcttgagattggccgccgtggccgaaatcggtctggaagacttttatataattaaatatatatataaataatttataataataatatttaataactgtaGATATctcgaataattaaatatctctTTAATCAGGGCCGGATCTTCCAATCGATTTCATTCCAAGATACACGCAGTTCCTCCACTGGTTGATTGTGAACATCCGTGGGGCAAATATGGAAAGCGGCGACACTTTGGCTTCATATTTTCCCCCCACTCCTTACCCTGGAGGATTTCCGTACTTATTTCTCCTTTATCAGCAGAGCGAGTGGATTGATCCTGAACCTCTTGATTCGTTATggtaaattattcattattaacttttatatataacgatgtataaaatatataggctTCTATAAAATATCTCGGCttcatatataacttttatatgaagccgagacggcccagtggtatgaacacgtgaatcttaaccgatgatcgtgggttcaaactcggccaagcaccactgaatgttcatgtgcttaatttgtgataataattcatctcgtgcttgacggtggaggaaaatatcgtgagtaaacctgcatgtgtctaagttcactgaaattctgccacatgtgtattctaccaacccgcattggagcagcgtggtggaataagctcctaaccttctcctcaaaaagggagaggaggccttagcccatcagtgggacattcacaggctgttactgtaaataaaatcaatttgaattaatatatatttataagttactaTCAAAACCTGCAATACGTTGTTCTGTCTGTATATATTCATGACGATCGATTGAACGGTGCAAAAGTTGACGTGCTGCAACGCCGTCGAGTGCCGAGttataacaaattaacaatCCTACTCTATTAAGAATGACATATGAGCCAGCTGTCACGTTAATAGGTAAATATTAGGAGTAATCGTTTGTTTATGAAgacgttataaaattattactataataaatgcaataagtaactctattcatatataaatagatgctTAATTTGGCTGTTGATACTAAAAAGCGCCATTATTTGCAGTTTCAAGATTATATAcaggttattaaaataatgttaataaaattaaaaaaaaaaatcaataagtaaACAATGAGTCACCTATAGCTTTGAACATCGTAAATTCGAACTCAACCGCTTAGGTTTGTAATCGTGCCACTCGTAACACAAACTTTGTTTTGATTGCTTACTACGTATTGTACTACTTTATACTCCCTTTTACATAATAAGATCTACTATATAGAACGTTCTTTAttcatatgtaaatttattttttcagttcAATTCTAAATCGTCCGGGTTTTGACCCCGTGGAGTTTAAGGAGCGGCACAATCTGACTGGACCAATATCTGGTAATTTTATGCGTGAAGCATACTTATCGCCTGAAGCgcttgaaaatgttataaactCTTTAAGTTCGTCCCTTTAATACATTTATGATTTTACTTTGATTTATGTACATcacatttatgtacatattccATTGTaatttctaaaatcaaaataaacgtaGTTCAGTGAATTTCATGGCATATAATTGTCTATCTATCCCATATAATGTCCTTATTTCTATTTAGAGCAGTCGCGTTTTCAAAATTTGCTCGCAAAAATTGATTATCCGTAATTATGCCAATATATGTCCAGCATTATGTGGATGAATATTCAATGAGCATAAAATCGTTTTTTGGAACTGTTTGtcctttgaaattattttacctaAAACGTATGCTGTATAATAAAGGGaagcatttcatttattttctaatggtactgacaatatataaaatgaaaatatatattaataaactttattaaactcCCAAACTCTTGTACAAGAGAGGTACGTAGTCGTCAAATTGCGCTCGGTAGAAGTTCCCAGCGACTGGAACTCCTAAGTTATACTTCTCGGCGAACTTTTGAGTGGAGAAAGCAGCACGACCGTCGATCGACCTGATATAagatttattagttaatttttttttggacatttaacataattacaTTCTTAAAGTATTTCCAATCCGAAAACGAatgagtatattatatataataatcattttaaagtaAGACGAAACTGTACATGTCAATACCACAATTAATTAGAACGTCTCCGAAATTGACGGATACATTTTATTAGCCCCATTGAATTCTTAAATACTTATCGGTCTATATTACCAACACCAAATTCTCGATCTTACGTACCCCTAAAGgcataaattttttttgtatcttttgTATTGAATTgcaaaatgtaaaacaataataattaaagttctTTAACTCACGTATTGGTTAGCCTCTTTTCATCGAAGCTTAGTTTTCCCGGTTGTTTGTAAACAATGTACACGTAGCGATGGATGCCAGTGCCTTCTGGCGGGCCAGAGCCGATATATCCGGATAAAACTTCGCCCT
This region includes:
- the LOC126775598 gene encoding protein D1-like — encoded protein: MYLVNCLVLSFLLVSCYGDAQNSRVATAFLDNKLIPNIETVAPQLFISVNYSTVNVDLGTTVNPLQTLLQPTVSFKANSTGLYTFMFFGPDLPIDFIPRYTQFLHWLIVNIRGANMESGDTLASYFPPTPYPGGFPYLFLLYQQSEWIDPEPLDSLCSILNRPGFDPVEFKERHNLTGPISGNFMREAYLSPEALENVINSLSSSL